In Saccharothrix syringae, the following are encoded in one genomic region:
- a CDS encoding ESX secretion-associated protein EspG — translation MLRAPVVLSDTAFDVLWHHDDLGEHHTVLHVPPAGANTLEVEQALHREGVPVDEALEALRVLAFADFECFGWIAFNRGSTLPVVVATAGRHGVIAVRDNGHVRLDAVRGDPSDTLVACLPEVRPGRGSSINARAEEARGSRALVELMRRPRAGVAKLFAARRDRYGRRRRSASFVTTIDCPDGRWLVVRYTDGHGQGWVHATPATRPIIREWLHRLGD, via the coding sequence ATGTTGCGCGCACCGGTGGTGTTGTCCGACACGGCGTTCGACGTGCTGTGGCACCACGACGACCTGGGGGAGCACCACACGGTGCTGCACGTGCCGCCCGCCGGGGCCAACACCCTGGAGGTCGAGCAGGCGCTCCACCGCGAGGGCGTGCCGGTCGACGAGGCGCTGGAGGCGTTGCGGGTGCTCGCGTTCGCGGACTTCGAGTGCTTCGGCTGGATCGCGTTCAACCGCGGGAGCACGCTGCCGGTCGTCGTCGCCACGGCCGGGCGGCACGGCGTCATCGCGGTGCGGGACAACGGTCACGTGCGGCTCGACGCGGTGCGCGGCGATCCGTCGGACACGCTCGTGGCGTGCCTGCCGGAGGTGCGGCCCGGTCGGGGATCGTCGATCAACGCCCGGGCCGAGGAGGCCCGGGGGTCACGGGCGCTGGTCGAGCTGATGCGGCGCCCGCGCGCCGGCGTCGCCAAGCTCTTCGCGGCCAGGCGCGACCGGTACGGGCGGCGCCGGCGCTCGGCGTCGTTCGTCACCACGATCGACTGCCCGGACGGCCGCTGGCTGGTCGTCCGCTACACCGACGGGCACGGCCAGGGCTGGGTGCACGCCACGCCCGCGACCCGCCCGATCATCAGGGAGTGGCTTCACCGGCTCGGCGACTGA
- a CDS encoding polysaccharide lyase family 7 protein, translating into MITRTTRFTRPAVHAAVFSAVLLAVPAAHAAPQEGYPVAEVTASDHDGNVPANTLDNDLGTRWSAHGDGAWIRYDLGTAKAVAAVAIAWRDGDVRTAYFDIETSQDGTTWVPAAVGLRSRPTLAQEPYDIPDVTTRYVRVVGHGNSSGNGWNSVTEVDVLGADAPGGGCTRPSDVLDLANWKITLPVDDPNRSGSQPLEVRQPQLDGYALDPWFVPAPDCAGVRFRNPVNGLTTQNSSYSRSELREMTDGGSASAAWSSTSGTHTMVVDQAINHLPNDKPHVVAGQIHDSDDDVAVFRLEGTKLYVTNGDTTHHKLITDNYALGTRFQAKFVVSGGQVKAYYNGVLQTTISRSFSGAYFKAGVYTQANCGNSSPCDSGNYGEVTIYGVTVTHS; encoded by the coding sequence ATGATTACCCGAACGACGCGTTTCACAAGGCCCGCGGTCCACGCCGCGGTGTTCTCGGCGGTGCTGCTCGCCGTTCCCGCGGCCCACGCGGCGCCCCAGGAGGGCTACCCGGTGGCGGAGGTGACCGCGAGCGACCACGACGGGAACGTCCCGGCGAACACGCTCGACAACGACCTGGGCACGCGGTGGTCCGCGCACGGCGACGGCGCGTGGATCCGGTACGACCTCGGCACCGCGAAGGCGGTGGCCGCGGTCGCCATCGCGTGGCGCGACGGCGACGTGCGGACGGCCTACTTCGACATCGAGACCTCCCAGGACGGCACGACGTGGGTCCCGGCGGCGGTCGGGCTGCGCAGCCGACCCACCCTCGCCCAGGAGCCCTACGACATCCCGGACGTCACGACCCGGTACGTGCGGGTCGTCGGCCACGGCAACTCCTCGGGCAACGGGTGGAACTCCGTCACCGAGGTCGACGTCCTGGGGGCCGACGCCCCCGGCGGCGGCTGCACGCGGCCCTCCGACGTGCTGGACCTGGCGAACTGGAAGATCACGCTGCCCGTCGACGACCCGAACCGGTCGGGCAGCCAGCCGCTGGAGGTCAGGCAGCCGCAGCTCGACGGCTACGCGCTCGACCCGTGGTTCGTGCCGGCGCCGGACTGCGCGGGCGTGCGGTTCCGCAACCCCGTCAACGGCCTGACCACGCAGAACAGCAGCTACTCGCGGTCGGAGCTGCGCGAGATGACCGACGGCGGCAGCGCGTCGGCGGCGTGGTCGTCGACCTCGGGCACCCACACCATGGTCGTCGACCAGGCGATCAACCACCTGCCCAACGACAAGCCGCACGTCGTCGCCGGCCAGATCCACGACTCCGACGACGACGTGGCGGTGTTCCGGCTGGAGGGCACGAAGCTCTACGTCACCAACGGCGACACCACGCACCACAAGCTGATCACCGACAACTACGCCCTCGGCACCCGTTTCCAGGCGAAGTTCGTGGTGAGCGGCGGGCAGGTCAAGGCTTACTACAACGGCGTCCTCCAGACCACGATCAGCCGGTCGTTCAGCGGCGCCTACTTCAAGGCCGGCGTCTACACGCAGGCCAACTGCGGCAATTCCAGCCCGTGCGACAGCGGAAACTACGGCGAGGTGACGATCTACGGCGTCACCGTGACCCACTCCTGA
- a CDS encoding sensor histidine kinase, which yields MRAPSSRAVAADAGVAALCVMVFWLPLDGPAEYALAAVLVVGVLLRSWWPVASFGVTAAATLAGVALGLAQDPFTAAAWALYRVAATRRGPGPAKAGSVALGVLVALAVVGTPDGEPVARYAAIGLLVVVGAWRLGDAVRREREEAVRVARAEREHAVLAERLRVVREVHDVVSHSLGTIAVTAGVTAHVAGDDPERLRRGLVRVEETGRQALDELRAVLGAVREDAARAPQPGVGDLAVLVGRARDAGVDVRVAVEGVEGVAPTLGLAVYRVVQEGLTNVVRHAPGARCEVTVTGSPDDVEVLVRDDGPGGTGGSGGTGGPAASGEPAGPGGHGLVGLRERVEALGGGFDAAPRPGGGFAVRAVLPRRVGVRRG from the coding sequence GTGAGGGCCCCGTCGTCGCGCGCGGTGGCCGCGGACGCGGGCGTGGCGGCGCTGTGCGTGATGGTGTTCTGGCTGCCGCTCGACGGCCCGGCCGAGTACGCGTTGGCCGCCGTGCTGGTGGTGGGCGTGCTCCTGCGCTCGTGGTGGCCGGTGGCCTCGTTCGGCGTCACCGCCGCCGCGACGCTCGCCGGCGTGGCGCTGGGCCTGGCGCAGGACCCGTTCACCGCCGCCGCCTGGGCGCTCTACCGGGTCGCGGCCACCCGCCGCGGCCCCGGGCCGGCCAAGGCGGGGTCGGTGGCGCTCGGGGTGCTCGTCGCGCTGGCCGTCGTCGGCACCCCCGACGGCGAGCCGGTCGCCCGGTACGCGGCGATCGGCCTGCTGGTCGTGGTGGGCGCGTGGCGGCTGGGCGACGCGGTCCGCCGGGAGCGGGAGGAGGCCGTGCGGGTGGCCCGCGCCGAGCGGGAGCACGCCGTGCTGGCCGAACGGCTGCGCGTGGTGCGCGAGGTACACGACGTGGTCTCGCACTCCCTGGGCACCATCGCCGTCACGGCCGGCGTCACCGCCCACGTCGCCGGGGACGACCCGGAGCGGCTGCGGCGGGGGCTCGTGCGCGTGGAGGAGACCGGCAGGCAGGCGCTGGACGAGCTGCGCGCCGTGCTGGGCGCGGTCCGGGAGGACGCCGCCCGCGCGCCGCAGCCGGGCGTCGGCGACCTCGCGGTGCTCGTCGGGCGGGCGCGGGACGCGGGCGTCGACGTGCGCGTGGCGGTCGAGGGCGTCGAGGGCGTCGCGCCGACGCTCGGGCTGGCGGTGTACCGGGTGGTGCAGGAAGGGCTGACCAACGTGGTGCGGCACGCACCGGGCGCGCGGTGCGAGGTGACCGTCACCGGTTCGCCCGACGACGTCGAGGTGCTGGTCCGCGACGACGGGCCGGGCGGGACGGGCGGATCGGGCGGGACGGGCGGGCCGGCCGCCTCGGGTGAACCGGCCGGCCCCGGCGGGCACGGCCTGGTCGGCCTGCGGGAGCGGGTGGAGGCGCTGGGCGGCGGGTTCGACGCCGCGCCGCGGCCCGGGGGCGGGTTCGCGGTGCGCGCGGTGCTGCCCCGGCGGGTGGGGGTGCGCCGTGGGTGA
- a CDS encoding PPE domain-containing protein: MAEPSGYEIWLMVSQGASPDELNRAADVSEEARTRIQALADELRRLTAKAQEHWQGEASDRAAQAEQPIEQALQRAQETLGRTDASWRTQAQNYGRLRQQVMPMATAQPPELTLFDELTPWDTDNEIARKEWFEADAHNRRVYGEYAAMTGQNQAVLPQMAQAPGGVLAADTAVQATSGPGVRSAASAPPQVGGAGAGAGATSPSSAGSGGGEKTSAPPVTGAAGTDDNASARPSTSGGGKTSLSNTGGGDGGLGLAGRGPGVQGPAAPGPAAPRPSGDRTTIADWSAAGVPGGLPITAPPPSARDTAHKANGPKGDHLAGAAPVLPGGVGIVDPTGTRGQRGAPGDRSAVVGRAPAAVPVAAGARGAAGRAGTAGAGGFAPHAAHSRGDEDGEHKRTVYLEEDADALIGRLPGSVAPVIGED; the protein is encoded by the coding sequence ATGGCGGAACCGAGCGGGTACGAGATCTGGCTGATGGTGTCGCAGGGCGCGAGCCCCGACGAGCTGAACCGGGCCGCGGACGTGTCGGAGGAGGCGCGCACGCGCATCCAGGCCCTCGCCGACGAACTGCGCCGGCTCACCGCCAAGGCGCAGGAGCACTGGCAGGGCGAGGCGTCGGACCGGGCGGCACAGGCCGAGCAGCCGATCGAGCAGGCCCTCCAGCGCGCGCAGGAGACGCTGGGCCGGACCGACGCCTCGTGGCGGACCCAGGCGCAGAACTACGGCCGCCTCCGGCAGCAGGTGATGCCGATGGCGACGGCACAGCCGCCGGAGCTGACCCTCTTCGACGAGCTGACGCCGTGGGACACCGACAACGAGATCGCGCGCAAGGAGTGGTTCGAGGCCGATGCCCACAACCGCCGCGTCTACGGGGAGTACGCCGCGATGACGGGCCAGAACCAGGCGGTGCTGCCGCAGATGGCCCAGGCCCCGGGCGGCGTGTTGGCCGCGGACACGGCGGTGCAAGCCACGAGCGGCCCCGGCGTGCGGTCGGCGGCGTCCGCGCCGCCGCAGGTCGGGGGTGCGGGCGCGGGCGCGGGTGCCACCTCGCCCTCGTCGGCGGGGTCGGGCGGCGGTGAGAAGACCTCCGCGCCGCCGGTGACGGGTGCGGCCGGCACCGACGACAACGCCTCCGCGCGGCCGTCGACGAGCGGCGGCGGCAAGACCTCGCTCAGCAACACCGGCGGCGGTGACGGGGGTCTCGGCCTCGCCGGCCGGGGACCGGGCGTCCAGGGGCCCGCCGCGCCCGGACCCGCCGCGCCGAGGCCGTCGGGTGACCGGACGACGATCGCCGACTGGTCCGCCGCCGGTGTGCCGGGCGGCCTGCCGATCACGGCGCCCCCGCCGTCGGCCAGGGACACCGCGCACAAGGCGAACGGCCCGAAGGGCGACCACCTGGCCGGTGCCGCCCCGGTGCTCCCGGGCGGGGTCGGCATCGTCGACCCGACCGGCACCAGGGGGCAGCGGGGTGCCCCGGGCGACCGCTCCGCCGTCGTGGGCAGGGCCCCGGCCGCCGTCCCGGTCGCGGCCGGTGCCCGCGGCGCGGCCGGCCGGGCCGGGACGGCCGGCGCGGGCGGGTTCGCGCCGCACGCCGCGCACTCGCGTGGGGACGAGGACGGGGAGCACAAGCGCACCGTGTACCTGGAGGAGGACGCGGACGCGCTCATCGGCCGGCTGCCCGGCAGCGTGGCGCCAGTGATCGGGGAGGACTGA
- a CDS encoding LacI family DNA-binding transcriptional regulator encodes MTRWNDEPTTSMPDSRRVTVRDIAAETGVSIATVSRVLNDHANVAPRTRDLVLRAVERSRLRATGTRTVYVRCPYVLTDYFGLIVSSIAEALKVHGLRLLLDAGESAQHTDALATLPDEPGVSAAILILPPEDGDRLVALSRTDLPFVVVDPRTPPPPHIAAVSAAHFAGALALTRHLVELGHRAIGVVAGPEEWLAGDARLAGHRAALSQAGVLPMPHHLRHIEPTAAAGHRAAAELLDHPQRPTALVCFNDKLAVGALRAARERGLRVPEDLSVAGFDDIDLSRATTPTLTTVRQPLEEMGRIAVTQLMRVLDGHRPEALHIELATTLVVRESTGPVP; translated from the coding sequence GTGACCAGGTGGAACGACGAGCCGACCACCTCCATGCCCGATAGCAGGCGCGTCACCGTCCGCGACATCGCGGCGGAGACCGGTGTCTCGATCGCCACCGTCTCCCGCGTGCTCAACGACCACGCCAACGTCGCGCCCAGGACCCGCGACCTGGTGCTGCGGGCGGTCGAGCGGAGCAGGCTGCGCGCCACCGGGACCCGCACCGTCTACGTGCGCTGCCCGTACGTGCTCACCGACTACTTCGGCCTGATCGTCTCCTCGATCGCCGAGGCGCTGAAGGTCCACGGCCTGCGCCTGCTGCTCGACGCCGGGGAGTCCGCGCAGCACACCGACGCGCTCGCGACCCTGCCCGACGAGCCCGGCGTCAGCGCCGCGATCCTCATCCTCCCGCCCGAGGACGGCGACCGGCTCGTCGCCCTGTCGCGCACCGACCTGCCCTTCGTCGTGGTCGACCCCCGCACGCCGCCGCCACCGCACATCGCCGCCGTCTCGGCCGCGCACTTCGCCGGCGCGCTCGCCCTGACCCGGCACCTGGTCGAGCTGGGCCACCGCGCCATCGGCGTCGTCGCCGGGCCCGAGGAGTGGCTGGCCGGCGACGCCCGGCTGGCCGGCCACCGCGCGGCGCTGTCCCAGGCGGGCGTGCTGCCGATGCCGCACCACCTGCGGCACATCGAGCCCACCGCGGCCGCCGGCCACCGGGCCGCCGCCGAGCTGCTGGACCACCCGCAGCGGCCCACCGCGCTGGTCTGCTTCAACGACAAGCTGGCCGTGGGCGCGTTGCGGGCCGCGCGGGAACGCGGGCTGCGCGTCCCGGAGGACCTGTCGGTCGCCGGGTTCGACGACATCGACCTCAGCCGGGCGACCACCCCGACCCTGACCACCGTGCGCCAGCCGCTGGAGGAGATGGGGCGCATCGCCGTCACCCAGCTGATGCGCGTGCTCGACGGGCACCGGCCCGAGGCCCTGCACATCGAGCTGGCCACGACGCTGGTCGTGCGCGAGTCGACCGGGCCCGTGCCGTGA
- a CDS encoding response regulator transcription factor: protein MGERIRVLVAEDQDLLRESLCELVSGTPDMVLVGQAGDGRAAVDAAHRLRPDVVLMDVRMPVMDGLEATRLICSSTAAKVLVLTTFDLDEYVYEALRVGATGFLLKNAGVPDVLHALRTVHRGDALLAPEVTRRVVAEFAARRTGPRERFDALTSREREVVAAIVRGLSNEEVAAELFLSRATVKTYLSRLFDKLGVRDRTQLVVLAYESGFVDELRR from the coding sequence GTGGGTGAGCGCATCAGGGTCCTCGTGGCCGAGGACCAGGACCTGCTGCGCGAGTCGCTGTGCGAGCTGGTCTCCGGCACGCCCGACATGGTGCTGGTGGGCCAGGCCGGGGACGGCCGGGCCGCCGTCGACGCCGCGCACCGCCTGCGCCCGGACGTGGTGCTGATGGACGTCCGCATGCCGGTCATGGACGGCCTGGAGGCGACCCGGCTGATCTGCTCGTCGACCGCCGCGAAGGTGCTGGTGCTGACCACCTTCGACCTCGACGAGTACGTCTACGAGGCGCTGCGGGTCGGCGCGACCGGGTTCCTGCTCAAGAACGCCGGGGTGCCCGACGTCCTGCACGCGCTGCGGACCGTGCACCGCGGCGACGCGCTGCTGGCGCCGGAGGTGACGCGCCGGGTGGTCGCCGAGTTCGCCGCCCGCCGCACGGGCCCGCGCGAGCGGTTCGACGCCCTGACCTCCCGCGAGCGCGAGGTGGTCGCCGCGATCGTGCGCGGGCTGTCCAACGAGGAGGTGGCCGCCGAGCTGTTCCTGAGCCGGGCCACGGTGAAGACCTACCTGAGCCGGCTGTTCGACAAGCTCGGCGTGCGCGACCGCACCCAGCTGGTCGTGCTCGCCTACGAGTCGGGGTTCGTGGACGAGCTGCGCCGCTGA
- a CDS encoding ABC transporter ATP-binding protein, with protein sequence MPRRARGPNLGVVIEIAHLTKKHGGRAVVRDVGFTALPGRVTGFLGPNGAGKSSTLRVLLGLDSPDAGTALVAGVRYRELRHPLRTVGAVLEGSGAHRSRTGRAHLSWVARSNGIPRSRVDEVLDVVGLADAARKRVRTYSLGMGRRLAIAAALLGDPAVLVLDEPLNGLDPEGIRWVRGLLRDRAAEGRTVLLSSHVMAEVAVTADDLVVINAGQVVTRGTTSEVTAGHASLEDAFFALLDRERPC encoded by the coding sequence ATGCCCCGCCGGGCGCGCGGCCCGAACCTGGGCGTCGTGATCGAGATCGCCCACCTGACCAAGAAGCACGGCGGCCGGGCCGTCGTGCGCGACGTCGGCTTCACCGCGCTCCCCGGCCGCGTCACCGGTTTCCTCGGCCCGAACGGGGCCGGCAAGTCGTCCACGCTGCGCGTCCTGCTCGGCCTCGACTCCCCCGACGCGGGCACGGCGCTGGTCGCCGGGGTCCGCTACCGGGAGCTGCGCCACCCGCTGCGCACCGTCGGCGCGGTGCTGGAGGGCAGCGGCGCGCACCGCTCCCGCACCGGCCGCGCCCACCTGTCGTGGGTGGCTCGCAGCAACGGCATCCCCCGCTCGCGCGTGGACGAGGTGCTGGACGTCGTCGGCCTCGCCGACGCGGCGCGCAAGCGGGTCCGGACCTACTCGCTGGGCATGGGCCGCCGGCTGGCCATCGCCGCGGCGCTGCTGGGCGACCCGGCCGTGCTGGTGCTGGACGAACCGCTCAACGGCCTCGACCCCGAGGGCATCCGCTGGGTGCGCGGTCTCCTGCGCGACCGCGCCGCCGAGGGCCGCACCGTGCTGCTGTCCAGCCACGTGATGGCCGAGGTCGCGGTCACCGCCGACGACCTCGTGGTGATCAACGCCGGCCAGGTCGTCACCCGCGGCACGACCAGCGAGGTCACCGCGGGCCACGCGTCGCTGGAGGACGCGTTCTTCGCCCTGCTCGACCGGGAGCGGCCGTGCTGA
- a CDS encoding serine/threonine-protein kinase, translated as MRTGDVIGGRYELEDARGSGSGGVVWAAFDRKLKRRVALKRPHAAADHAERARFRREAETAAQVNHPNAVSVFDTVDADDCWLVMEYVPAESLDRVLAAGGPLPPERVARIGVQVASALAAVHAKNIVHRDVKPGNVLVTDDDLAKLTDFGVSLWREVTRTDDGRVTGTPAYTSPEVAGGYPASRASDVFSLGATLFAAVEGTPPFGDGEAHEVLERVRRGEVRPMRRAGPLAPLLADMLRPRPAARPTADEVRARLKEVVGEWEPPVPRPARVPVRRRPAFRAAAGIAFVVALSAAVLTWPYRAPAAQTSASAGGLVGDERTADPCALIDQEELRRFGPTRVSTTYGNFNRCDALVDVRAVKPVDVEIQLITRTSRAVQGGPLDVVVEAGSSEECDRTVVVDDAYAVRVTAKLANPPVDLCAVVESATGSVLEVLRGGPIPRRAVPFPAGSLANVDACALLDDEALVALAGFNGGSAVNVFGHWGCKWYSTLGGPAVNLRYDQEPAQQLIEGEPVEVGGRTGYVHVDRESSTGCAVSVPHRPRGSAQGTHIDVVELTVGGDRPGIEYCPRAQRLAAVAAAKLPS; from the coding sequence GTGCGTACGGGGGATGTCATCGGCGGGCGCTACGAGTTGGAGGACGCCCGCGGCTCCGGGTCCGGCGGTGTCGTCTGGGCCGCGTTCGACCGGAAGCTCAAGCGGCGGGTGGCGCTCAAGCGGCCCCACGCGGCGGCCGACCACGCCGAGCGGGCGCGGTTCCGCCGCGAGGCCGAGACCGCCGCGCAGGTGAACCACCCGAACGCGGTCTCGGTCTTCGACACCGTCGACGCCGACGACTGCTGGCTCGTCATGGAGTACGTGCCGGCGGAGAGCCTGGACCGGGTGCTCGCGGCGGGCGGACCGCTGCCGCCGGAGCGGGTGGCGAGGATCGGGGTGCAGGTCGCGAGCGCGCTGGCCGCCGTGCACGCGAAGAACATCGTGCACCGCGACGTGAAGCCGGGCAACGTCCTGGTCACCGACGACGACCTGGCCAAGCTGACCGACTTCGGCGTCTCCCTCTGGCGCGAGGTGACCCGGACCGACGACGGCCGGGTCACCGGCACGCCCGCGTACACCTCGCCCGAGGTGGCGGGCGGGTACCCGGCGAGCCGGGCCTCGGACGTCTTCTCGCTCGGCGCCACGCTGTTCGCCGCGGTCGAGGGCACGCCGCCGTTCGGCGACGGCGAGGCGCACGAGGTGCTGGAACGCGTCCGGCGCGGCGAGGTCCGGCCGATGCGCCGGGCGGGTCCCCTCGCCCCGCTGCTGGCGGACATGCTGCGACCGCGGCCCGCCGCGAGGCCGACCGCCGACGAGGTCCGGGCCCGCCTCAAGGAGGTCGTCGGCGAGTGGGAGCCGCCGGTACCCCGCCCCGCCCGCGTCCCGGTCCGGCGCCGTCCCGCCTTCCGGGCCGCCGCGGGGATCGCGTTCGTCGTGGCGCTCAGCGCGGCGGTGCTCACCTGGCCGTACCGGGCGCCGGCGGCGCAGACGTCCGCCTCCGCCGGCGGCCTCGTCGGCGACGAGCGCACCGCCGACCCCTGCGCGTTGATCGACCAGGAGGAGCTGCGCCGGTTCGGCCCGACCCGGGTGTCCACCACGTACGGCAACTTCAACCGCTGCGACGCCCTGGTCGACGTCCGCGCCGTCAAACCGGTCGACGTGGAGATCCAGCTGATCACCCGGACGTCCCGCGCCGTGCAGGGAGGACCGCTGGACGTCGTGGTGGAGGCCGGCTCCAGCGAGGAGTGCGACCGCACCGTGGTGGTGGACGACGCGTACGCCGTCCGCGTGACGGCGAAGCTGGCGAACCCCCCGGTGGACCTCTGCGCGGTGGTCGAGTCCGCGACGGGCAGCGTGCTGGAGGTGCTGCGCGGCGGCCCCATCCCGCGGCGCGCCGTCCCGTTCCCCGCCGGCTCGCTCGCCAACGTCGACGCCTGCGCGCTGCTGGACGACGAAGCGCTCGTCGCGCTGGCCGGGTTCAACGGCGGCTCGGCCGTGAACGTGTTCGGCCACTGGGGGTGCAAGTGGTACAGCACGCTCGGCGGGCCCGCCGTCAACCTGCGCTACGACCAGGAGCCCGCGCAGCAGTTGATCGAGGGTGAACCGGTCGAGGTCGGCGGCCGCACCGGGTACGTGCACGTGGACCGGGAGTCGAGCACGGGCTGCGCCGTCAGCGTCCCCCACCGGCCGCGGGGTTCGGCGCAGGGCACCCACATCGACGTGGTGGAGCTGACCGTGGGGGGCGACCGGCCGGGGATCGAGTACTGCCCCCGGGCACAGCGCCTGGCGGCGGTGGCCGCCGCGAAGCTGCCGTCCTGA
- a CDS encoding ABC transporter permease translates to MRFRDVVLAELDKLRTLPAVVTSAVLTVLVTVGLAGLVAPVESGLRAVEYGQAGVVLLGVLAVGGEYADGQVRTTLLSVPRRGLLLAGKGVAYLVVASLTAVSAVGGVAAVLPGVGVGPAAGAVVYLVLVGFFAHAVATLTRDVVGALVAVLTLVLLVSPLLAAVTRVAEYLPGRVGAQLYRTTAADVPGAAVLCAWVVVAGAVAAAAFVRRDA, encoded by the coding sequence ATGAGGTTCCGCGACGTCGTGCTGGCGGAGCTGGACAAGCTGCGCACGCTGCCCGCCGTGGTCACGAGCGCCGTTCTCACCGTCCTCGTCACGGTGGGGTTGGCGGGCCTGGTGGCCCCCGTCGAGTCGGGGCTGCGCGCGGTCGAGTACGGGCAGGCCGGGGTGGTCCTGCTCGGGGTGCTGGCGGTGGGCGGCGAGTACGCCGACGGCCAGGTCCGGACGACGCTGCTCAGCGTGCCGCGCCGGGGGTTGCTGCTGGCGGGCAAGGGGGTGGCGTACCTGGTGGTCGCCTCGCTGACGGCGGTGTCGGCGGTCGGCGGGGTCGCTGCGGTGCTGCCGGGCGTGGGGGTCGGTCCCGCCGCCGGCGCGGTGGTGTACCTGGTGCTGGTCGGGTTCTTCGCGCACGCGGTGGCGACCCTGACCCGGGACGTCGTCGGCGCACTGGTCGCCGTGCTGACCCTGGTGCTGCTGGTCTCGCCGCTGCTGGCCGCGGTGACCCGGGTGGCCGAGTACCTGCCCGGGCGCGTCGGCGCGCAGCTCTACCGGACCACGGCGGCCGACGTGCCCGGCGCGGCGGTGCTGTGCGCCTGGGTGGTGGTGGCCGGTGCGGTGGCGGCCGCGGCGTTCGTCAGGCGGGACGCCTAG
- a CDS encoding FHA domain-containing protein, producing MDTESLARDVPFTAPGAVVALALSGRISVNPVEGRSVRFGRNRPDVDLCVGETDPRVSRLHGLLTRRAGRWWVTNTGRLPIRLPRTRWLFRDEDPVPLGDGYTPLFIRGSHDREHLLELYVAGEDGGRPTTRHSSVTQPPRRWRLTPDEHLLLVVLGQRYLLHEANPQPVSRQHAAEILHELQPDAGWGVKRVEHMVADVRARLSAAGVHGLLREEVGEPVGNALNDNLLRELVLSTTLVPPDLALLDPLS from the coding sequence ATGGACACCGAAAGCCTGGCGCGCGACGTGCCGTTCACCGCGCCCGGAGCCGTCGTCGCGCTCGCGCTGAGCGGGAGGATCAGCGTCAACCCCGTCGAGGGGCGCAGCGTGCGGTTCGGCCGCAACCGGCCGGACGTGGACCTGTGCGTCGGCGAGACCGACCCGCGGGTGAGCCGCCTGCACGGCCTGCTGACGCGCCGCGCGGGCCGGTGGTGGGTCACCAACACCGGGCGGCTGCCCATCCGCCTGCCCAGGACCCGGTGGCTGTTCCGCGACGAGGACCCGGTGCCGCTGGGCGACGGCTACACGCCGCTGTTCATCCGCGGCTCCCACGACCGCGAGCACCTGCTGGAGCTGTACGTCGCCGGCGAGGACGGCGGCCGCCCGACGACCCGGCACTCCAGCGTGACCCAGCCGCCGAGGCGGTGGCGGCTCACGCCGGACGAGCACCTGCTGCTGGTCGTGCTGGGGCAGCGCTACCTGCTGCACGAGGCCAACCCGCAGCCGGTGTCGCGCCAGCACGCCGCCGAGATCCTGCACGAGCTCCAGCCGGACGCGGGCTGGGGCGTCAAGCGGGTCGAGCACATGGTCGCCGACGTCCGGGCCAGGCTGTCCGCGGCGGGCGTGCACGGGCTGCTGCGCGAGGAGGTCGGCGAACCCGTCGGCAACGCGCTCAACGACAACCTGCTGCGCGAACTCGTCCTGTCGACCACGCTCGTGCCGCCGGACCTGGCGCTGCTGGACCCCCTTTCCTGA